Proteins from a single region of Hordeum vulgare subsp. vulgare chromosome 6H, MorexV3_pseudomolecules_assembly, whole genome shotgun sequence:
- the LOC123402561 gene encoding glycine-rich protein DOT1-like, whose protein sequence is MEGGRKQWQAQLAGIALAFLLFAPALLPCAGAEADGEKDGLASPGKTVPPVPPGWTGDSGSAQGSSPDGSSWKYEWGWAAGPGGKGSGFGYGYGGGSGDAGGGGEGGGSGRGGGGGNGRTFGPRDRGYGGHSGGYGGNGAGGYNGEGAFGGEDGGAGWNKRGGFRGGRTEKKQDGGGKN, encoded by the coding sequence ATGGAGGGCGGCCGTAAGCAATGGCAAGCGCAGCTGGCGGGGATCGCGCTCGCGTTCCTCCTCTTCGCGCCTGCGTTGCTGCCGTGCGCGGGCGCCGAGGCCGACGGCGAGAAGGACGGGCTGGCGTCGCCTGGGAAGACTGTGCCGCCGGTTCCGCCTGGGTGGACCGGCGACTCGGGGTCCGCCCAGGGGTCCAGCCCTGACGGTTCCAGCTGGAAGTACGAGTGGGGATGGGCTGCTGGGCCGGGTGGAAAGGGCTCCGGCTTCGGATACGGTTACGGTGGTGGCAGCGGTGATGCGGGCGGCGGGGGCGAAGGTGGTGGCAGTGGaagaggcggtggcggaggaaacGGAAGAACGTTTGGTCCACGCGATCGGGGGTACGGTGGACATTCCGGTGGCTATGGTGGCAATGGTGCTGGTGGTTATAATGGCGAAGGAGCGTTTGGCGGCGAAGATGGTGGCGCTGGCTGGAACAAGCGCGGCGGATTCCGGGGTGGACGGACGGAGAAGAAGCAGGACGGTGGCGGCAAAAACTGA